The genome window GGTCAGCCAGCGGGTGCCGATGATGGAAAGGTCAGGTGCAGTGCCCCCTGCAATGTCGGTGGTGAGTTTGTCGTACAGGTTGTCCCAGTTGACGATTTCCAGCTTGATGTCCACACCGGGGTGGGCTTTTTCGTAGCCTGCTTCCATTTTCTTGAAGAAGGGTTCGGTGGCAGCGCTGTAGTAGGGGATCACCACTTTCACGTCGGTGGCGAGGGCGGCGGTTCCGAGCAAGGCGGTGCTGAGTGCGATGAGCTTGACTGCAGATGCTTTCATGACTTCTCTCCTTATGAAACATGGGGATGGGTGAGGGTGGTCTGATTGCTCAAAATGATCAGCACATGCCAGAGATACTCAGGAAATTCCGGGAAACTCTGCACGGTTTGATCAATTTGCTTGATCAGAATGATTGGTTATTGAGCCAATATTAATCACATTTTGATCAATCTGCAAGATCCTGAGACCACTCTGTGCATTTTTTGCATGCAGAGGGGTTTTTCAGGGCATACCACTTTTTGGAAACGCTTCTGTCCAAAACAGGGATTTTGAGGCTCTGCCACAGTTTCAGAAGCCTTTCTGATACAGGTGGTCTGGTGGTCAAAAGGGGGATAATTGTTTTGAAAGCCCCTTTCAAGCTTTGACTGAATTGCCTGAATTTGATCATAAAAGGTTGGAACCTGTAAAATACCAGTTCAATACCAGTCGGAGTGCAATGTTCAGATGGGGTGGGGTTTGATCAGGGGTGGTTTAAACGCCGAGGGCCGAGGGCCGAGGGCAAAAGAAGGCTTTTGCTTAAGTACTGCAAATTTGACATTTCGCTACAGCCTTTGCACTGTACGCTCTCGGCTCTCGGCTCTCGGCTCTCGGCTCTCGGCTCTCGGCTCTCGGCTCTCGGCTCTCGGCTCTCGGCTCTCGGCTCTCGGCCCTCGGCTCTCGGCGCTTTGCCCTTAACCAATTGTGACCCGCTTCTACCCAAGCCCGTCCATTTGTCATACAATGTTTTTTTGTGACGCAGGGTGTTGACATCAAAAAAGTCGGTTTTATCAGTCTGGGGTGCCCAAAGGCCCTGGTAGACAGTGAACGCATTCTCACGCAGCTTCGTGCAGAAGGCTACCACATTGCTCCCACCTACGAGGAGGCGGATACCGTCATCGTGAACACCTGCGGTTTCATCACCCCGGCGGTGGAAGAATCGCTCTCGGCGATTGGTGAGGCCTTAGACGCCACCGGAAAAGTGATCGTGACCGGATGCCTCGGAGAGCGCCCGGAAACCATCCGGGAACGCCACCCCAAGGTGCACTCCATCACCGGATCCCAGGACGTGGAAGGCGTGATGGACGCCATTCACGAACTGATCCCCCCGGACACCAACCCCTTCACCTCCCTGATCCCCGATACGGGTGTGAAGCTGACCCCCAAACACTACGCTTACCTGAAAATTGCCGAGGGCTGCAATCACAAGTGCGCCTTCTGCATCATCCCCAAATTGCGTGGCCTGCAAGTCTCCAGAGATGCCGGAGAAGTGCTTTACGAGGCTTTTCGTTTGATTGCTTCGGGCACCAAAGAAATCATGGTGATCTCTCAGGACACCAGCGCATATGGTGTGGACATCCGCCACCGCGAATCTGAATTCCAGGGCGGACAGGTCAAAGCCCACCTGATCGACCTCGCAACCAAACTCGGTGAAATGGGAGCCTGGGTGCGCATGCACTACGTTTACCCCTACCCCCACGTGGATGAAGTGGTCAAACTGATGGCTGCAGGCAAAATCCTGCCTTACCTGGATGTGCCCCTGCAGCATGCCAGCCCAAAAGTGCTCAAAGCCATGCGCCGCCCCGGTGCAGGCAAGCAACTCGAGACCATCAAACGCTGGCGCGGCATCTGCCCGGACCTCGCCATTCGCAGCACCTTCATTGTGGGTTTCCCTGGCGAAACCGAAGAGGATTTTCAGTTGCTGCTCGAATTTCTGCGTGAAGCAAGGCTTGACCGTGTGGGCTGCTTCACCTACTCCGATGTGGAAGAGGCAGATGCCACCCGCTTTGAAGACCAGGTCCCCGAAGACATCAAGCAGGACCGTCTGGAGCGCTTCATGGCTGTGCAGCAGGAAATCTCTCTGGAGCGCATGCAGGAAAAGATTGGCCGCGTGATCGAAGTGATCATTGATGATTACAACGAAGAGCCCGGACAGCTGATTGGCCGCAGCAAATGGGATGCCCCCGGCATCGACGGCAGCGTGATGTGCGTTCACGGCAACCTCGCAGAATCCGAAGCCTCCCGTGCCATCCCCGAGGGCAGCATCAAAATCGGGGACATTGTGCGCGTTCTGGTGGAAGACGCCGATGAGTACGACCTGTACGGCGAAGTCATCGAAGTCCTTCCCTGGAAGCCCAACGTGCCCCAGCTTGGACACTTCGGTAAACACTGAGCAGCAAGCATTGAATTTCTGAAATTCTGGCAGGGGCACTGAAAGGTGCTCCTGTTCTGCTTTTGGGGATCTTTTCCCACCTTTCTCCCGTATTTACCCCCATGAAACGCCTGATTTATCCTGCTTATGCCCTGTTGATTGCTGGAGTGTTTTTGCCTTATGTGGCCCTCAGCCCTGTGCCCTGGACCGGGCTCTCCGCAGAAGAGCACCAGAACCTTTTGACTTTTTTTCCCTGGATTCAATTGCATGTGCAAGTCTCAAAGATGTCCGTTGTGAATCCCAGTCTGGCCCTGATTTTTCTGGCCTGTGCCCTGCCTGCAGGTTTGAAACCTGGCACACACAGGCATCCCGTGGTCTGGAGGTTGTTTTCCCTTGCTGGATTCTGGGTTGTTCTCAATGCAGTGGGAGCATGGAACAGCATGCATGCTTTGCAAGTCCAGGTGACAGCCCAGGCTGCTTACATCAAGATGGGTGTTCCACAGGGTCCTTTGCTGACTTTTGGAGCGGGCTTTTATACCCATGTACTGGGCATGGCCCTGCTGATGATCGAGCTTTTCAGGTCCCAGAAAGTGCAGTCCAGACACCAGATGCAGACCGCTTGAATTCAGGGGTTTGCGTCACTCCTGAAACTCTATTTATGCTTTTGGAACCTTCATGAACCCTTTGATTTGTGTGATTTTATGCCCACCAAATTCAGCAAATCACCCAAACTAAAGGGGAGCAAAAGGGATTTTCAAAACACTGTGAAATTTTCGCGGTGTCCCTCTCATGGCACGGGCGGCGCGGCGCGGCATGATGAAGTCAGCAAAGAAGCAGGCTCGCTGTGAAAGCAGCCAAAGGAGGAATTATGTCTTCGTTCGCGATTTACATCATTGGATTTGCCATTGTGATTGCCGGTCTGGCCTGGGCTGCCGACAGTCTTGGACTCGCCCAGCAGTGGATCTGGATTGGCGTGATTGTGCTGGCCGGTATCGCTGTGATCTCCGCTGTGGGTTCCACCCGCCGCCGCGATCCCTCTCCTGGCGAAATGCAGATGAATGAAGGTGTGGACAACACCACCAACCGTCGCCCCTAAACCTGACCCCCTAAACCTGACAGAGAAACCTGACAGAGAAACCTGACAGAGAAACCTTACCCATACACCTGATTTCTGATTTTTGACCCTGAACCCGTTTTGAATTTCTGAAACATTCCCGATCATTCTTCCCTGATTCAGAACAGATGTTCATCCCATCAAACCTTCACCTTCCCGGACCTGCACAGGTCCGGTTTTTCTTGTTTTGACTTGCAAATTGACCAGAGTTGTCACTTGTTTGGTTCAGGGGATTCGCAGCCCTTGAAGTGGATTTATACTGAATGACGCTATGACACTGCCTGTTTTTGGACACACCAATCCTGATACCGATGCCATCACCTCTGCCCTTGTGTACGCCAGTCTGCTTTCCCGTCTGGGAACGGAAGCAAAAGCCTACCGTCTGGGCGACCTCAACAACGAAACCAGCTTTGTGCTGAAAAACGCTGGTGTGGAGGTTCCCGAACTGCTGGAATCCCTCCCAGAAGGCACCGAAGTGGCGCTGGTGGACCACAACGAATCTGGCCAGAGCCTTGCAGGACTGTCCAGCCTGAAAGTCACCCGTGTGGTGGACCACCACAAACTGGGAGACCTGACTTCCAAGGATCCCCTGT of Deinococcus roseus contains these proteins:
- the rimO gene encoding 30S ribosomal protein S12 methylthiotransferase RimO, whose amino-acid sequence is MTQGVDIKKVGFISLGCPKALVDSERILTQLRAEGYHIAPTYEEADTVIVNTCGFITPAVEESLSAIGEALDATGKVIVTGCLGERPETIRERHPKVHSITGSQDVEGVMDAIHELIPPDTNPFTSLIPDTGVKLTPKHYAYLKIAEGCNHKCAFCIIPKLRGLQVSRDAGEVLYEAFRLIASGTKEIMVISQDTSAYGVDIRHRESEFQGGQVKAHLIDLATKLGEMGAWVRMHYVYPYPHVDEVVKLMAAGKILPYLDVPLQHASPKVLKAMRRPGAGKQLETIKRWRGICPDLAIRSTFIVGFPGETEEDFQLLLEFLREARLDRVGCFTYSDVEEADATRFEDQVPEDIKQDRLERFMAVQQEISLERMQEKIGRVIEVIIDDYNEEPGQLIGRSKWDAPGIDGSVMCVHGNLAESEASRAIPEGSIKIGDIVRVLVEDADEYDLYGEVIEVLPWKPNVPQLGHFGKH